One window from the genome of Bacillus rossius redtenbacheri isolate Brsri chromosome 12, Brsri_v3, whole genome shotgun sequence encodes:
- the LOC134537481 gene encoding ribosome-releasing factor 2, mitochondrial: MRRVRNLCVLAHVDAGKTTTTERMLYYAGATRAMGEVHRGNTVTDHLEQERRRGITIASAAVTLAWRGHRLNLLDTPGHVDFTAEVGQALAAADGVVVVLDGSAGVEAQTVTVWRQAAARALPRLVYVNKMDRRDADLAASVHSLQARLDLPALQLQRPVLDGGLKAIVDLVALEKLAWDPDTQGKRYSAEKLCPREHGGLWEDALRARAALVDALADADDDLAELVIREESVDGVPAEAIVQATRRVTGKCAGVPVLCGSSYKNIGVQPLLDAVVRYLPSPDERNTELQRAFGDQLCARAFKVAHDDQRRAVTYLRLFSGRLTKGRRLYNVSQDNSEVAGKVMEPHADSGEEVDCVEAGGIAAVAGLRWAATGDLLAASAAAAAAARSALQSDLGEEAARRLLANPWSAPAPVFFCAVEPESQAQQAALERALEQLRREDPSLRVRADQDTGQTVLGGMGELHLEVVRGRLQSEHGLQVELGALQIAYKEALAGEARDTLAVRQRIAAGTHAVTLELSVRPLEQGEGEGELVRLDRGPDSAANTAAVRPRSLAAVRRGVEAALARGPRLGCPVAAAAVTLHWFEATRGTADTVVTAAAARLAGRLLREAGTRLLEPVMLLEAALPAEDEAGARAVMADLGRRRARVQGAAAARGGARVVSALVPLAELLGYSRDLRTFTSGAASFTLQLHGYERMAAHDEARAVKAVTGLDEA; encoded by the coding sequence ATGCGGCGCGTGAGGAACCTCTGCGTGCTGGCGCACGTGGACGCGGGCAAGACCACGACGACGGAGCGCATGCTGTACTACGCGGGGGCGACGCGCGCCATGGGCGAGGTGCACCGCGGCAACACCGTCACGGACCACCTGGAGCAGGAGCGCCGGCGCGGCATCACCATCGCCTCGGCGGCCGTCACGCTGGCGTGGCGCGGCCACCGCCTCAACCTGCTCGACACGCCCGGTCACGTCGACTTCACGGCCGAGGTGGGCCAGGCGCTGGCCGCCGCCGACGGCGTGGTCGTCGTGCTGGACGGCTCGGCGGGCGTCGAGGCGCAGACGGTCACCGTGTGGCGCCAGGCGGCCGCGCGCGCGCTCCCGCGCCTCGTCTACGTCAACAAGATGGACCGCCGCGACGCCGACCTGGCCGCCAGCGTCCACTCCCTGCAGGCCAGGTTAGACCTGCCGGCGCTGCAGCTGCAGCGGCCCGTGCTGGACGGCGGCCTCAAGGCCATCGTGGACCTGGTGGCCCTGGAGAAGCTCGCCTGGGACCCGGACACGCAGGGCAAGAGGTACTCGGCCGAGAAGCTGTGTCCCCGCGAGCACGGCGGCCTGTGGGAAGACGCCCTGCGCGCCAGGGCCGCCCTGGTGGACGCGCTGGCTGACGCCGACGACGACCTGGCGGAGCTCGTGATCCGGGAGGAGAGCGTGGACGGCGTGCCCGCGGAGGCGATCGTCCAGGCGACGAGGAGGGTCACCGGGAAGTGCGCGGGAGTCCCGGTGCTCTGCGGCAGCTCGTACAAGAACATCGGCGTGCAGCCCCTGCTTGACGCCGTGGTGCGCTACCTGCCCTCGCCCGACGAGAGGAACACGGAGCTGCAGCGGGCGTTCGGCGACCAGCTGTGCGCGCGCGCCTTCAAGGTGGCGCACGACGACCAGAGGAGGGCGGTCACGTACCTGCGGCTGTTCTCCGGGCGGCTCACCAAGGGGCGGCGGCTGTACAACGTGAGCCAGGACAACTCGGAGGTGGCGGGGAAGGTGATGGAGCCGCACGCGGACAGCGGCGAGGAGGTGGACTGCGTGGAGGCGGGCGGCATCGCGGCGGTGGCGGGGCTGCGGTGGGCGGCGACGGGCGACCTGCTGGCCGccagcgccgccgccgccgccgccgccaggagcgcccTGCAGAGCGACCTGGGCGAGGAGGCGGCGCGGCGCCTGCTCGCCAACCCGTGGAGCGCGCCGGCGCCGGTGTTCTTCTGCGCGGTGGAGCCCGAGTCGCAGGCGCAGCAGGCGGCGCTGGAGCGAGCCTTGGAGCAGCTGCGGCGCGAGGACCCCAGCCTGCGGGTGCGCGCGGACCAGGACACGGGCCAGACCGTGCTGGGCGGCATGGGCGAGCTGCACCTGGAGGTGGTGCGCGGCCGCCTGCAGTCGGAGCACGGCCTGCAAGTGGAGCTGGGCGCGCTGCAGATCGCCTACAAGGAGGCGCTGGCCGGCGAGGCGCGCGACACGCTGGCCGTGAGGCAGCGCATCGCCGCGGGCACGCACGCCGTCACGCTGGAGCTGTCCGTGCGGCCCCTGGAGCAgggcgagggggagggggagctGGTGCGGCTGGACCGCGGGCCCGACAGCGCGGCCAACACGGCGGCGGTGCGCCCCCGCAGCCTGGCGGCGGTGCGGCGCGGCGTGGAGGCGGCGCTGGCGCGCGGCCCGCGGCTCGGCTGCCCCgtggccgccgccgccgtcacgcTGCACTGGTTCGAGGCGACGCGCGGCACGGCGGACACGGtggtgacggcggcggcggcgcggctGGCGGGGCGGCTGCTGCGCGAGGCGGGCACGCGGCTGCTGGAGCCCGTCATGCTGCTGGAGGCGGCGCTGCCGGCGGAGGACGAGGCGGGCGCGCGCGCCGTCATGGCGGACCTGGGGCGGCGGCGCGCGCGGGTGCAGGGCGCGGCGGCGGCGAGGGGCGGCGCGCGGGTCGTCTCGGCGCTGGTGCCGCTGGCCGAGCTGCTGGGCTACTCGCGCGACCTCCGCACCTTCACGTCGGGCGCCGCCTCCTTCACGCTGCAGCTGCACGGCTACGAGCGCATGGCGGCCCACGACGAGGCGCGCGCTGTCAAGGCCGTCACGGGGCTGGACGAGGCGTGA